In Lolium perenne isolate Kyuss_39 chromosome 5, Kyuss_2.0, whole genome shotgun sequence, the sequence CCGAGCGGGAGCGACATGGGAGGCAGGGGACTTCGGAGTGCCTCATATAAAACACATGTAAATTAATTGCTTTATATAGGATAAAAAAATTGGTAGTATTTATAAATTAATGTTTTCAATTTCTATATACATCCACATTTATGAAAGGTACACAACTTTAGATGTTACAAAAttttactccctccattccatatGAATTCGcatatttgaatgtatctatatataAAAGGTCTCTTGACACATCTGAGTCAGCAACAACTAATATGGAAAGGAGGGTTCCCTTGATTTTTTTTAGTGTTTGGTCACCAAATTATATCAGGTCTGGTATTTCACTCACACATCACGACAGGGAAACTACATTATGGATGGATGTTGTAGCAGATAAAAGGTTTTCAAATTTAataccctccgttcctttctataatgcctatagatttttgatatttgtttcagaatataaggttgtagcttgactctttttcaattaccccctctacCGGTCAGCTCCCACACGACATGCGTGGAAAAATTTCATACAAAAaggaaacaattaattgagattcctaatgcatgacCCCAACAATTTCTTAGAGTTAGGAAGCAATGTTTTTATTTCCTTAATATAACCTGGCagcacatatatggagagtcaaccagagagatttgtgggatttgttaaGTTAATTTAGGAAGTTGCCGATTTccctcattttttttttttgagagcaaccacatatttcattaatCGAAAACCAAGTTACATAAAGCAACATATGTGGAAACTAAAAGACAAACCGGGATAAAATGATTATCCTGAAATTGCAGATAAAATCCTAAAAGATCGAGAAATACAAAATGATCCTTAGAGTTTCCTGCAACCACCATAGCCAGCGGCCGCCGTCTAAATCCACCGCCGCCGAGACGAACGCAAGAAGAGACGCCGAGCCTCCACCATTGCAAGATCAAAAAAAGCACCATCGCCAAAGaggctttgtgagtcgatgaacaggcctgctgcaagcagcgaggcacatgtcgctgtggcacgtcgaccgggggacgtccccgtgctgtcttggaccaagatacgccgcctcccattgacgaagtcggagaagaacggcatatccaccacctccggaccaacatcttcgctccagaagaaccacctcgccccggcccccagcgtcgtcgtggacaacgacaaacgccagtgacacgtcgagaaacagatctcgccagatctgaagaacggcgagaagaccaagctgccgacctgaaagatcgacaagcacactttgccaacaactccgagacgccgccgtgaaggtcgccgctggtgtgggagtggagttgtggcagatttatttgcccgggcgccgctcccaccaccccaacgACGCACCACAGCAGACAAGCCCTAACTACAAAACGGAGGAGGAACGAGGTCCcctccccctcctgccgccggAGCGGCAAGCGGAGGGAGAGGGGCCCAGATCTCACGCCGGTGGAGATGGGATCTGGCTGCCTGCCGCCTGGGAGAGACAGCAGGGGCAAAATGAGATAATCTGCTGTTGTGGAGTCGCAGAGCTCCCCAACGACTTCCCTGTTCGATTTCCCTCATTTTACTCTCATCTCAAATCATTAATctagggggtcttgtgtaaagAACACTCTtgtgctaatttccgtgccaaaaaactataggcactatagaatgaaaCGGATGGAGTATTAAATACTAGAAACTATCCTCAATCTCACTTGAGACTGCAATTATTATTTTCAGTTTGGGGTTTAATAAATCTCTTAGGCCATGTTCGGTTAATCCCCACCCCAAATGGATTGGAGAGTAGGAGGAATTTTAACTTAAATGGGATATAATATCCCTCAATACACATGAAATCCAGCgaatctgcctcaaactgaacaagGCCTTAACCGTGAAGGATGCACGCAGTTCACCATCTTTTTTTCACATAAAACGGCATCAGTGCGACCTGCTACTTTTCCAAAGAAAAGCTGACCTGCTTCATATGCGACCACACCAACTCAGCACGCACCACGGGAAATTGCCAATGCTTGTCCGTATGCCAACCTGATCTGCATCCCCAGATTTTAAGGATTGGAGACGGTGACCAAATCCAATTGTTGCTGACTGTGCAATTCGTGGGGCAAGTAAGAATTCGCAAGAGCACGACAGGACGAACGACTCAGGATGCAGCTGTCTGGCCTCATGCTTCCTCGCAAGCACGATATATAGCATAATGTTTTGCCGTATGTAGGTTCAACTGGAGAAAAATAGTTGAGTAACTTAATACTAAGTGACAATGTTCTTTCTATCTCATTTTCATGAACAAAAACTGCTACTGGCATATGGCCTCAATGTGAAAAAAAAAACATCATGGGTTCAACCTGTCATCAGTGCACATCGTGTTCGTCCACAAACATCAAATCACATTTCGATGGATCGCAAATTGGAAACCGCTGGGCCTGCAGTGCTTTATCTGTAAACCAATTGACACTTGCAGCACAGGAAAAACAGTACGGAAACTGGCAGGATATAGAACAGTGCAGTCCAACACAGGTGCCACTTTTCCCAGGAAACTTCAGCCTTATTCATGAACAAATGCTCGTGacaaaacaaacaaaaacaaactccCTGTCATTCATGAACTGGATTGCAACTGTATTATATCCTGAGTAGGTACAGACCAGAGCACCCAAAACAAAGGGACTTGCTTCCATCCATGCTCCAATTGGATATCATGAGCCTAATTGGCAGTTTCATGGTACCAAAATAAGAAAATGCTACCGCCAGATAATTCGGTGGATTTATATGCACAAGGCTACAATACCGATTACTTAACTAATGACAATTGATGTAATGGATCAAGGAAAGGAAGGGTAACAAGAAAGTGTAACGCTTTCAAAAAGTTTACTGCCCACAAAATATGGTTGAGGTGGATGTATCATGAAAATTCTggatgttaatgttggatgttaatTGTTTTCTCAAATAACTTAGTTATGCAGCATCCGTACTTGTTTGGCACTAGAGTTTTTATGGGGATTAGTGGATAATATTCTAGAGTATTGGGTGGTCCCCTACCGTCACCTAAACCCCACAAAATtccatccccaatccactaggtggGGGTAAAGTATTGGGGATTGAGAAAATACACTAAGATTTGGGGAAAAGTGGGGATAAGCAGGGATTAAACTCTCTCGatactctagtaccaaacatgTTTTTAGAAATAAGTGGGGATTTGAAATTTGGTGGGGATTATCCCCACTATCCCCAcaaaaactctagtaccaaacaaagcCTAAAGCAATCACAAGTTCCATGGTCCGCAAAAATAATTCCGTAGAAATGGGAAATTGACTACTACTGTTTCAAGTAGCGGACCATTCTCAATCTAACATCAGGCCATTTATATACACTTCAatgaataaaataaaatgggccaTGCAACATGTCCTAGCTAAAGGTACTAAAAGGTAACAGAAATGATATGCAATATATTTCATGAGAATAACAAGACAAAAAAAATGTTAACTAGAATGCCTACCAGATAAGCTTTAAGGTTCTGATATTCCACTTACCCAGAAAAACGACCTCAGTCCACAATTGTGGCACAGTAATGGCTCTCATAATGCTTCAACAGCTTTCAACAGGCACTGACTACTGACATAGTGACAGATCAGCAGGCACAGCAAGTGATACAATGCCCAGCAATTGTACAAAACTAGCAAATAACTCATCCGCTTGAACTGAACTATTACTATCTGAAAAATCGTATCCACATAATCCTCCCAAGATTGGTCCCTGAAGGTGAGACGATCTAAGGCCTAAATCAATCTGATTACAACTAGCTAAGTGAGTTTTCTCAGCCAAACGTAAcagaagaaatagaaaataaacaaGTCGCAGTTAGTTGCCTAATTACAGTGAGAAAAATTATTCCCTGGCCAATAACAAACGGTAGTTAGCCTGAAAAGGTGGCCAACCTTCTCCTCTTCCTGTTCTTTTTCGGAGTCAAATCTCTTTGAACACTGCAGTTGGAATGAGGAAGAAGACGCAAGGGGCTAGTTCGTCTAGCAGCTGTTCTTCTCCCTTTCTTGTGCACCCACTGAATTGGCAATTTGCCTGCAACTTGGGCAATGCCATCAGATGTTGCAAGCTCAGCCACTTTTTGGATCCTCTCCTGCATTTGCATAACCCATGCCATCGACAGATCCAGTGAGAATGAATCATCCAGTGGTTTTTGCCACAGATCAAGTAGGACACGCTGAAACGACTGAAATGATAAGGAGGGCTGGAAATCCTTGCGTGGTGCACACATCATATTAACCTTTATGACGTGCTTACATAAGTTACCCTGCATTGACCACGAACAACTGCACAGAGAGAATTCAGATCCAGCATTCCATACAGTCCGCTTTTGACTAGCATCCTTCTGGCTTGCCACCTTGGCTGAAAGAGGTTCTTGGTCATCAAAGAGAACATCCTCATCGGGTATCTGCATCGCCCTTTGCCATGAAGTGGATGCAATGTACTCCGCTTTCACCTGAGGAAATGAACCACTCTCATCTGCATATAAGTTGAGCCAGTAGCCTGAATGCAGCTCTGTTGTGAGCTTGTGAACCAACCAGTCGACACGTTGGAGAGCGTCGAGTTGTGAATCATCATATGCTTTAAGCTTGAGCTTTAGATGGTAACCCTCAATTGCACCACAGGATTCCTGACTTGCTAGCGGCAAGTTTCTGATGGTATCAATCCACATCTCTAGATGGGGCAATGGCATAAATAGGAACACTGTTAGCATCTAGACAAGCATTTGCATTTCAATGAACATTTCGAATCTAGTACATGAAACTCATTCTTACCCAATTTGGGGACCCAAAATGACTTGAAATATTGTATGAACGTGGTTTGGTCAACAAAGTCTTGAAATGTTTGCTCCAGCGCATCCATGGGGTTTTTCTCATTCCAGATACTGTACATAAATTTTCCTAGTCGTGTAAAAATTTCTCGTTGCACCTCAGTGTTGCTACATTTCTTGATTATATTTTTGAACCAAGTTCTCCTTATGTGCCATAAAGAAAATAAAATTGGACAGGAGAACACATTCCTGAAAAATAATGACATATTTCGTCAAATGGCAGGTAATTACACACTATATAGACTGAATAATTTCACAGTAAGATCATATGTCAAAATCTATGCTGTACCTGATTGGGTCCATCTCGGAGGTTGGGTCGTCAATTATAAATCCGCCAATTCTCCAGGTGGCGTCAACAGAATGTATTCTACTAGTGAGTGCTTTCATCCATCTCAAAGTATCCTCCTTGGTAACTGATCGGGTTATAATCCACGCAACAGGTAGAGCCTGTTGTCTTGAATCGAATACGAGAAGTGTGTGCAATGGATACTGCAGCAAAGAGTAGAATGTCAAACAAATGGTGAAACCTGCAACTGCAGAAATAACTAGACATCACGTAGTACTATAAAATGTTGCTTAATAAAAGTACAGCCACAAAGCTGTCAACTTTTTTATGTGGCATATATATACCTTGAGCTTGCTTACACCAAATGAGGAATGAGAGGCCAAGATACTCTGGTGACCAAAGCGTATCATCTGCTGCAGTTGCCATTCTGTCTGGATCCCCAGCACGAACGCATCAGTCTCGGTCGAGTCCTGGTGGAAAAACACAGACTTCTTGTTCCTATCTACCCACATCTTGATGCTAGCCTGGTCATCAAGATCCAGCTCATGCGTAGACCTCTTGATGATCATCCCAAGCTTGTGGACATACTGCGAGGCGAGGCTATCGACCTTCGCATCCGAGCCACAGTAGCGCTGTATCCCTTCTATATGCGCCTGCAGGATGTTCTCCTCGGGGACACCGAGGTAAATCAACGACATGGTCTGCTGCTGAATCTCGCTCCCGACATACGGCACCTTCCTGGCGCGAGGCCCGATGGCGTCCCGGTCCAGGGGTCCGTGGCACACGAAGCCAGACCTGGTGACATGGCGCCTCTCGTGGTAGATGATGAGCACCACCGAAGGCCGGGCGTAGAGCCGCTTGATCGCGAAATGGCAGGTGCAGCCTCGCATGGACTGCGGGCGAGGCGCGCGGTTCCTCGTGTTGACCCTGTACCTCCTGCTGGGCAGGATCTCCCCTCCCTCCCCGTAGTTCTCTGGGCCAAACGAGCACCAGTACCTGAATTAATTTAGAAAAAACAGGACACACTGATTATTTAGAACTTGTAATAGCCAAAGATTTAACATGGTCAGCATAGGTGTCTGGGAGAAGGATGGCGAGCGGAGCAGGGGAGGTGGTGgcgggagggagggagagaggcgcATACAGTCGGTACTTGAGGTACTCGTCGCTCCTGAACTCCTTGAGGTCGCCCCTCTTGCGCTTGCGGCTGCGCTCGATGTGGAACCTGGTGGGGTACTCGGGGTTGTTGCACTCGCCGCTGATGAAGGCCCCCAGCCGCTCGTAGGGGATGAGCGCGACGTCCTCGCAGTGGTGCTCGGAGCTGGCGTACTTGGCCCACCAGAGGTCGGCGGCGGAGAACTCCTCCCCGGGCGGGTCCTGCACGGGGAGATCGCTCACCGACTGCAGCGCCGCCGTCTCATCCcccatttcttttcttttcttcccgCCGCCAGCCGCCAGTCGCCGGAGTTGGGATTCGGAGTGGGAAAACCCTAGAGAAGAAGTGGGGACGACTGGACtggacgaggaggagaggagttgAAACCCTATTCTCCGCCCGATGCGGAGAATTGCCAACCTCCGCGTACCCCCTCAACTCACTTGGGCTGGCCCATTTGGGCCGACTGGTTTccttttttctttatttgctcaaaaaaatcttttttgtttcttttttcgtTTATTTTACCATGGTCAGCGGACTCTCTTTCCTCGAGCTATTGGCATCTGTAGACCCTCCTGATCCAATCTCGAATTCAAGGTATGTTTTTTTTTCTCGGTCTCTTTTGATCTGCGCCACGATTTGAAAGAAATTTTCTGGACAAAACGTGATGTtagattgctttgcagagaatacaGTTCAGATGTCAATATAGGTTTCTTACGACAGCCCAACCCGGTTCTAAATTATTCGGGAGATCGGTTCGTACTGAATACAGCTGCGAGTGAGCTATTCTGTAGTTTAGATTTTGCTTCTTCCAGTTAGTTGTCATACATGTTGATGTTGAGCTGATAATTCTATCGCATTAAAAAGAAACAGAGCTGAGAAGTTTAATGACCATCCGAACTTTGGAGCTGGATTCAGTTGTTTTGATAAGAATCTGAACAGCTGCAATGTTGAAGAAAACATTAGGTAATTTTTTCGTTGTTCTTCAGTAATGCAAAAGTCAGGTATGGAACAACAATAAAAATGATGTTATTGCCATTCCAAGATATCTGGATGCGGGAGAAGAACTAATAAATATGAATTCAGAAGGTGACGCTGAAGAACTAGTACAAGGAGATGTATCTTATTTCGGAGTTTCAGGAGAGGACTCTGAAGATGACATAGAAGACAGTTGCACGATGACAATTGGTGAAGTCTATACAGGTATTAGCAACCTTTAGTGTGCTTAAGTATTTAGATCCGCATTCAGTATATCATAAAAGTTGTTTGTTATTTCTTCATTTGCTATATAAAGCTACAGAGATTGAAACTATAAAGCTATATAAGTTAATTTAATTGGCACGTAAGCTATTGATACAAATTATCACATAGTCAACCTCGAAAAAAAAATTTATCACATAGTAAAAATAATTGTTAGCATAAAACAACGAAACAAATCAAAATCTGTATCCATTTGTTTTGCACTGTTCGTAAAGTCGAAGTGAATATATCTTGGTCTACATGGAATTGGGGAAAAAAGCATTGCACAAATCCTAGACGCATGCCTGCATAGAATCTAGTGGCCTTGTCTCTACAAAGCTGACCGGAGAGGATATGTACTGGCACCAAGTTATTTATGTTACTTGGATTTGTGCAATGCCGCCGGGGAACGAAAAAAACGCTTCGCTCCGCGTCGCTCCCCGCGGGCGACCGGGGTGAAACCTAGCTTCACCCCGCACCCCACCCTCCTTCCTCCTCTCCTCCCCAGCACCGCCGGCgagcgccgccgggcaaagctcgcgtggtgccggcggcggcgggctcttCCTTACCGCGCGCGCGGGGCTCTGCTGGCAGATGCGGCCGGCGGCGGTGCTCTTCGGGGCGTTCGGGACTCGGTCCGGCGGCGCGGTGGCGCGGCGCTGGCGAAGGCGGTGGCGGCGCAGCGCAAGCCGAGCAGCGGCGAGCGCGGCGTCGAGGGGgcaggtggcggcgcggcgcagGTTGGGCCAGTTGGGTCCCGATCTGGGCCTGGCGGGCACTGTCCATGGCCAGGCGGGCCAGGGCAGGGCCACCGTCGGCGGGGCACCCTCCGGGCTGCACTGCGGCTGGATCTAGGTCTGGGCCAGGTGGGCCCAGATCTAGCGGCCCGGGCAGCTCTGCGTTCGTCCCCTATTTTGCTCGGGCGGGTCGTCGGATGTTCTTGCCGGCGTTCAAAGGCGAGTTCTTGGAGGCCGACAAAGCGACGGGCTTGATCGGCGGCGTGGTGGCGTCGGTTACGGTGCAACTACGTCCCCGGGCGTTGCAGCGGGGGTGCTCCTTTGCGGCGGTGTGCGGTCTCGGTCACGGCCGTCTTGCGAGGAGTGAGGTCGCGGTGACGCCGCTCTTGGCATCTGCCTAACACATGGTGGTCTGGCCGATGGCGGCATGGGTTGGCTCGGCACAGAGCTGCAGTTGGATGGCATCGGCGACGTGGGCATAGTAGCGCGGCAACACGGCTAATGGGGCCTGATCCGAGCCTGGCAGGCGGTCGGGCCTGATCTAGGCCTAATTGGTAGTGCTACCACGTCCGGACGGTGGGCACCTTGTGTGCCGGAGGGGCGGATCCCCTCCCCTAGCTGGCGTTGGCCGTGATGACTGTTAGCTATGGTGTTGGCCTGCCCTGTCCAATTCGTCAGCGTTGTCGCGTGTTGGCTAGGtcatgggctcgagctcgtgggaggccggggcggcggccccggaaggcGGACTGCACGGTTGGCTCTACGACGGGCAACgttgcggtggtggtggttgatacgtctccaacgtatctataatttcttatgttccatgctagttttatgaaaatacctacatgttttactcgcactttatatcatttttatgcattttccgggactaacctattaacaagatgccgaagcgccagttcctgttttctgctgtttttggtttcagaaattctacacaggaaatattctcggaattggaccccacgaagacagaagacaatattttaccgagacggacccagagagccagagaagggccagaggggggccaaggggcccccacaccataggggggcgcgggcccacccctggccgcgccgccatgtggtgtgggcaccCTGGGACCCCTCCGagaccgcccttccgcctatatatcctcccagatgcgaaaaccctaagggcatcagtcatattccacgaaaagttacgtagccgctgccatcgcgaagacaagttcgggggacagaagtctctgttccggcacgccgccgggatggggaagagcccccggaatccatctccatcgactccatcgccatcttcatcgtcgttgctgtctcccatgatgaggagggagtagttctcccccgaggctgagggctctaccggtagctatgtggttcatctctctctcccatggtgtgatctttatgtgatcatgagctttgtaatctagttgaatatgtagatgttagtcttgtttattatgcactctagaggttactttaatatgaactccggagtcactctccacggtgtgatggtgacagtgtgcgcatcgtgtgtgattcctttatgacgttgtggagcttgtttgctgtaatgtcccaggttcagtgacgatcgaggggtagattttagaaagggatgtgcattgcatggtaaattctggggaaatttcgcgcttttaaacaaaatctgcatcgaaggggaacaagtttctctctcgacaccttacagggttagggtttcgagagtgcgacaaacttgcatctcacttaactagtttagggttttgagaagagaggggagagtttgcatcaaacttaagttgcatgattgaattctaaatgagtggcatggttgaattcaaaccaaagttgaatttgaattttaaattcaaacATTAATTAATTACCCtaaaataattcaattgtgaggaaattcattaagtaaattataaataataaacaatatgaacaataaaaataaagtaaagctcattagagaaaactttgagctttattgatcatcacacaatttacattgtctttacaatattcataatggaaataaatgaatattacattacattacaagaattggagaaattgaaaaataaaagaaaataaaaagaaaagtacatggatggatcctagtctaaatactacaagatcatcttcacttgatcttggatttgatgaacttcatatccattttgatcaattgttgattcCTGCACATAAACACCACaaatagaagttatgccaagtggcatagccacttggcaggttagaaagaaatgaAAAATTgaggatatggatcagctctgccgagctgatcatctccaagccaagttcagagtatcaggtgcacacacacacacaggcagctcacactgcatgtgtgcatgttgtacaacacacaagccagagaggagtcaccaagggtggtcaggccaagctgtcgaccagggagcaaaagaaggctcatataaaacctttttccaccgccagaactagctcattcatcgacaggcaacttggtaagtcatcagatagcaagaacacttagaacaggaagaacacatagccagaaccctcatccaggaacagctctagcaaagaactgtttcctgttgagaagcaaaccatggagtagatcaagcacaagtcacaaggaggagcagggcaagtcaaaccaaccaccagaagcaaaacctctacaccaacacaccatTTCTAGGaggtggagtgaggtatacacatcaacatgaacaaaccagatggttttgttcataaattgcacaggcatgatctcaagcacaccacaagggtagaaaccctatatgtgagtcatcatatggctactggccaaattggtgcaagtgaacaagagggaaacaaataggaaagcaccctgggaacattggctatgccaaaccagtgacataatcaaagaaatccaacaagggatgatcctatctagctagtcagattcacttagcacctatagccactacaccatcagacagatagactatcaagtgtctattcatgtttatcaacatcaaaggaaactggaaaaaaccacaaggattcttccagtgagatattccccaaatcacagcaagccaacacatgtgggagctaccctaacaaaGAAGGAATTgcatcagggccacctcaaccactataCCAAATTCCACAGAGAAGCCATGCActaatatcatcacccagatgggttcaaaaaggagctagggttcccaacagatGTTGACATCCTTCTAGCTCTAACCAAATCCActtatatgatcatcactgcaaggcagttcacatcagaTATCCAAATATCAAGGCAAACTAAGCAGATAAATGAAGCAGGCAAGCTAATGATGCCGGATCTTGCGAGAAgacccaatggatcattgcaagcatccactgatgcttagacaagcaccagcacacacaggctaagcctgtatgaagcacaaGCAGCACTGGTATGCATCAGTGAGTCACAGTGAAGagcacacacttgctcacaagcaagAAATTATAAATTGATCATCAGAGCATCACTAGCTCTTGCTACAGGTCACCACAGTCTAGCATAGCATCATCACATGGCCCAGATAAATAAATTAACCATataattgaacaattgcatcacagataagtgaatagagcattataattgtatccagaagcactccatcaagggatggagctgccaagtcagtaacaatgctcaattgagcatgatcatgaattatagcacagagatagcacaccaggagcactggcacttgccaaaggcaaggatcatgcaccatgatcaagccagggagtAGTAATTGCTCACACAGGAGAGGCAGGAGCAAGATAGCAGCAGCAGTAACAAATGAATAAAGcaaagcatcacagtatgctcatgagcaagagttcatgagttgcaacagcaagCTACAGAGCACAATAGCATAGCACAGCAGCCAGAATCCATGGCAAttgcacagcagcagcatacgcatagcagcagctagcacagcaccAGGGCTGGCTTGGCGCAAGGCACACAGGGGCGCAGAAGCAACAGCAGCACGGCAGTGCCAGCATCTCCATGAGGAGAGGCAGGCTTGTAACTAGAGCATGGcatagaggaggaggaagaaagggagaagatggaggcgtACTAACCTGGAGCAGCGCGACGGCGTCACCATGGCGGtacggcggcacagcctggccacggcagcgccaagccatggccaagccaggcggtcgCCGAAGCGCGGAGGCTCCAGCGCAGGCACAGCGAGGCACACGGCCTCGGCATCAGGAGCATCGGCGGCGGCGAACTCGCCGCAGCACACCACGGCAGGCGAGCAAAGGCGATAGGGACGCGTCGAGGAAGCGGCGAAACACAGatcggcgcggtggatctgaagcgccgtcgaacggcggatcAGATGCGCCGCATCtcaccggcggcgatggccggagtcggccggaacaattcggcgAAGGGAGCGGCGACGCGCGCCTCGCCAGAGCGAGAAGGGAATTAGGGTTCGAGCGCGAGGGGGGGCgacgaagcgactgggtcggttggaccgagcccactgggctggtccaacctaaccagctcggccgcctgacaggtgggcttgaggggtattttggacatttccaaaatacccatttaaatgagaatttccaagaattttataaaataagatacagctctaaaaaaatagttaaaaatatgaaaattgatcaacataaaattctctacctgaataaaatatcaaaaaggaatttttgaagacaactaagaataaga encodes:
- the LOC127300624 gene encoding uncharacterized protein, whose amino-acid sequence is MGDETAALQSVSDLPVQDPPGEEFSAADLWWAKYASSEHHCEDVALIPYERLGAFISGECNNPEYPTRFHIERSRKRKRGDLKEFRSDEYLKYRLYWCSFGPENYGEGGEILPSRRYRVNTRNRAPRPQSMRGCTCHFAIKRLYARPSVVLIIYHERRHVTRSGFVCHGPLDRDAIGPRARKVPYVGSEIQQQTMSLIYLGVPEENILQAHIEGIQRYCGSDAKVDSLASQYVHKLGMIIKRSTHELDLDDQASIKMWVDRNKKSVFFHQDSTETDAFVLGIQTEWQLQQMIRFGHQSILASHSSFGVSKLKYPLHTLLVFDSRQQALPVAWIITRSVTKEDTLRWMKALTSRIHSVDATWRIGGFIIDDPTSEMDPIRNVFSCPILFSLWHIRRTWFKNIIKKCSNTEVQREIFTRLGKFMYSIWNEKNPMDALEQTFQDFVDQTTFIQYFKSFWVPKLEMWIDTIRNLPLASQESCGAIEGYHLKLKLKAYDDSQLDALQRVDWLVHKLTTELHSGYWLNLYADESGSFPQVKAEYIASTSWQRAMQIPDEDVLFDDQEPLSAKVASQKDASQKRTVWNAGSEFSLCSCSWSMQGNLCKHVIKVNMMCAPRKDFQPSLSFQSFQRVLLDLWQKPLDDSFSLDLSMAWVMQMQERIQKVAELATSDGIAQVAGKLPIQWVHKKGRRTAARRTSPLRLLPHSNCSVQRDLTPKKNRKRRRLATFSG